From a single Stomoxys calcitrans chromosome 4, idStoCalc2.1, whole genome shotgun sequence genomic region:
- the LOC106096039 gene encoding tether containing UBX domain for GLUT4 → MESRVTVLTPNGRRQIIKVSPNTTLLKILEDVCSKHNFDSEEFTLTHHNKEVSLSQPFRFSGLPNNCQLEMAQTDRKRSTAEVEICVQLEDGSRKQGSFQSTDNLLDVMKQLANEELCKYESPVVVYMRQDVMGQENMNATTLKSLGILEGRALLRLANKKIEELKTQAMVYAPPAPKLEKKTDEKDNEKNPKSNKITGGSGGFAITKDLVQSLKKAAATTEDKKSTENEDQPSRSPSTEEQNKEAVKPKYDWGDAPGRSMQASKGNIEPEKEEIVEPEIEPEYHIIGERHALIYSLDAAQSQIEDLPDSFYDLTVNDLKLVLRDLRKIASGDEDAPLLTEKLREIENSNTMLKKISQYKNCVIRIQFPDRHVLQGMFKPIDKVDDIMQFVKAFLKQPEQPCYLFTIPPKNKLDLDKTLLELDFVPNALVHFSPEDETFNGTLVEDAFLKQLSSPEGAFYAASKFRNQLKNTSEERPQLSPSTGAIPKRPRSDQIKN, encoded by the exons ATGGAGTCTAGAGTAACTGTTTTAACTCCCAATGGGAGAAGGCAAATCATCAAAGTTTCCCCAAATACTACACTTTTGAAAATATTGGAGGATGTGTGCTCTAAGCATAATTTTGATAGTGAAGAATTCACTCTAACCCACCAtaataaagaggtgtcgctatcACAACCCTTTCGGTTCAGTGGGCTACCAAATAACTGTCAATTGGAAATGGCACAGACGGATAGGAAACGTTCTACTGCGGAAGTTGAAATTTGTGTTCAATTGGAAGATGGCTCTCGAAAACAGGGCAGCTTCCAATCTACAGACAATTTATTGGATGTCATGAAACAGCTCGCTAATGAGGAATTATGCAAATACGAGAGTCCCGTAGTGGTATATATGCGACAGGATGTCATGGGGCAAGAGAATATGAATGCAACGACCTTAAAATCTTTGGGGATATTAGAAGGAAGAGCTTTGTTGCGATTGGCCAACAAAAAAATAGAGGAATTGAAAAC GCAGGCAATGGTTTATGCACCCCCAGCACCAAAGCTAGAAAAGAAAACAGATGAAAAGGACAatgaaaaaaatcccaaaagtaATAAAATTACTGGAGGAAGCGGAGGTTTTGCAATTACTAAAGATTTGGTGCAGTCTCTAAAGAAAGCTGCGGCAACAACCGAAGACAAGAAATCTACAGAAAATGAAGACCAGCCATCTCGCAGCCCTTCAACAGAAGAACAAAATAAGGAAGCGGTAAAACCAAAATATGACTGGGGTGACGCACCAGGTCGTTCGATGCAGGCATCGAAGGGCAATATTGAACCTGAAAAGGAAGAGATTGTAGAACCCGAAATTGAACCAGAATACCACATA ATTGGTGAACGCCATGCTTTAATTTATTCCTTGGATGCAGCTCAAAGCCAAATCGAAGATTTACCTGATTCGTTTTACGATTTAACTGTAAATGACCTAAAACTGGTGTTACGAGACTTACGCAAAATCGCTTCTGGCGATGAAGATGCACCATTACTAACAGAAAAATTGAGAGAAATTGAGAACAGTAATACAATGTTAAAGAAGATTTCACAATATAAAAATTGCGTCATACGCATACAGTTTCCAGATCGCCATGTACTTCAGGGTATGTTTAAGCCCATCGATAAGGTTGACGATATTATGCAATTTGTTAAGGCATTCTTAAAACAACCCGAGCAGCCATGTTATTTAT TTACAATTCCTCCCAAAAATAAATTGGATTTGGATAAAACATTGTTGGAATTAGATTTTGTTCCCAATGCACTAGTGCACTTTTCTCCCGAAGATGAAACATTTAACGGTACGCTCGTTGAAGATGCATTTCTAAAGCAATTGTCTAGTCCGGAAGGAGCTTTTTATGCCGCCAGTAAATTTAG AAATCAACTGAAAAACACATCTGAAGAAAGACCACAGCTAAGTCCATCAACGGGAGCAATACCTAAACGTCCACGCTctgatcaaataaaaaattaa